Below is a genomic region from Streptosporangium album.
GACGAACTCGACGTTGTCGGCGTAGGTCGCGCTGCCCTGGTGGTCCAGGACGAGGACGGCCTCGGCCATCGGCTCCAGCGTGACCAGGATGTGGCCGTAGGCGGCCCCCTCGCCGGAGCCGGTGAGGGTGATCACGGTCGGCTTGGAGGCGACGGCCTCACGGGGCACCGTGACGACGGTGGCCTTCTCGAAGGCGGAGTAGGCCTGGGCGCTGACCCGGTCGGCGGGCACGTAGGACCTGCCGAGCCGCTGGTCGTCGCGGCCCACGGTCTCCACGGTGACCTCGGGGGCCGCGTCGACGTGGACCAGCACACCGCCGGCCGCGACGGCGCCGTCGTGCAGGCCCTTCAGACGCGACAGGGGGGTGAACCGCCACTCCTCCTCGCGCCCGTTCGGGACCGGGAAGTCCTCCACGTTGTAGGAGGACTTCTCGTGGAGGGTCGACAGGGGCTTGGTTTCGAGACCCATCAGCCGACGGCTCCTTCCATCTGCAGTTCGATCAGGCGGTTCAGCTCCAGGGCGTACTCCATCGGGAGTTCGCGGGCGATCGGCTCGACGAAGCCGCGCACGATCATCGCCATCGCCTCGTCCTCGTTCAGACCGCGGCTCATCAGGTAGAAGAGCTGGTCGTCGGAGACCTTGGAGACGGTGGCCTCGTGTCCCATGGAGACGTCGTCCTCGCGCACGTCCACGTAGGGGTAGGTGTCGGACCGGCTGATCTGGTCGACCAGCAGGGCGTCGCACTTGACGGTGCTGGCGCTGCCGTACGCGCCCTCCTCGATCTGGACCAGACCGCGGTAGGAGGTGCGGCCGCCGCCGCGGGCGACGGACTTGGAGATCACGGTGGAGCTGGTGTTCGGCGCGAGGTGGACCATCTTCGCGCCGGCGTCCTGGTGCTGGCCCTCACCCGCGAAGGCGACGCTCAGCGTCTCGCCCTTGGCGTGCTCGCCCATGAGGTAGACGGCCGGGTACTTCATCGTGACCTTGGAGCCGATGTTGCCGTCGACCCACTCCATGGTCGCGCCCTCGTAGGCCACGGCGCGCTTGGTGACCAGGTTGTAGACGTTGTTCGACCAGTTCTGGATGGTCGTGTAGCGGCAGCGGGCGCCCTTCTTCACGATGATCTCCACGACCGCGCTGTGCAGCGAGTCGGAGGAGTAGATCGGCGCGGTGCAGCCCTCGACGTAGTGGACGTAGGAGTTCTCGTCCACGATGATCAGGGTCCGCTCGAACTGGCCCATGTTCTCGGTGTTGATCCGGAAGTAGGCCTGGAGCGGGATCTCCACGTTGACGTTCGGCGGCACGTAGATGAAGCTGCCGCCGCTCCAGGTCGCCGTGTTCAGCGCGGCGAACTTGTTGTCGCCGACCGGGATCACGGTCCCGAAGTACTCCTTGAAGATCTCCTCGTGCTCCTTGAGCGCGGTGTCGGTGTCGACGAAGATGACGCCCTTCTCCTCAAGGTCCTCACGGATCTTGTGGTAGACCACCTCGGACTCGTACTGGGCGGCGACGCCGGCGACCAGGCGCTGCTTCTCCGCCTCGGGGATGCCGAGCTTGTCGTAGGTGCTCTTGATGTCGTCGGGCAGGTCCTCCCACGAGGCGGCCTGCTTCTCGGTCGAGCGCACGAAGTACTTGATGTTGTCGAAGTCGATCCCGCTGAGGTCGGAGCCCCAGTTCGGCATGGGCTTCTTGCCGAACAGGCGCAGGCCCTTCAGGCGAAGGTCCAGCATCCACTCCGGCTCGTTCTTGAGCGCGGAGATGTTACGGACGACCTCCTCGGACAGGCCGCGACGGGCCGCCGATCCGGCAGCGTCCGAGTCGGCCCAGCCGAACTTGTAATTCCCGAGGCCTTCCAACTCCGGGCGGTCGGTGACAGTCACCTTCCGGTCTCCTTGCTCGATGCGTCATCGATCGTTTGTTGCCTTATGGATGGTCGCGCCTGCTCCGGTACCCGCTCGCTCGCCTCTCGCTCTCGCGCGTCCGGCTCGACCGCTCTGCGCGGGCTCACGTGGGTGGTGCACACTCCGTCGCCGTGGGCGATGGTCGCGAGCCGCTGCACCGGTGTGCCGAGAATCTGCGCGAACGCCTCCGTCTCGGCCTCGCAGAGCTGCGGGAACTCCGCAGCCACATGCGCCACCGGACAGTGGTGCTGGCACAGCTGCTCGCCGCCGAGGTTGGCCTTGCTCGCCGAGGCCGCGTACCCGTCGGCCGACAGGGCCTCGGCGAGGACGCGGACCCGCTGGTCGGCGGGGACCTTGCTCATCTCCGGCTGCAACCGGTCGACGAGGCCGGACACCTGCGACCGGGCGAACTCTGCCACCGCGGCCTCGCCCACGCGCTCGGCGAGGAACCGCAGCGCGTTTCCCGCGAGTCCGTCGTAGGCGTGCTCGAAGGCGCTGCGCCCGGCGTCGGTTATGGCGAACAGCTTCGCCGGCCGCCCTCTCCCCCGCTGGCCACGGGGCCGGGCCGTACGAGGCTCGATCATTCCCTCGGCCAGCAGCGCGTCCAGATGGCGGCGGACGGCGGCCGGAGTGAGGCCGAGCCGTTCGCCGAGGGCGGCGGCGGTGACGGGTCCGTGCTCCATGATGAGCCGGGCGACACGCGCACGCGTGCTGTGCTCGGCGGACACGCCGGAGAGCCGCACGACGGCGGTCTCCTCGGTGCCTGTCATCTGGGTCACGTATTTCACAACATCAGTGTGGCGTAATTCCTTCCCGGCTGACAAACCCACGACAGGGCTCGCCGGGATGCAATTTGTCACGCAGGTGAGCCTTACCTAATTCGGGGAGACACCGTCCGGGGTTCTCCGCAGGCCGACGAAGGCGGCGAAAGAGGCGAGGGTGAGCCCGGCCAGGACGGCGGCCATGGGGAGCGCCGAGCCCTCACCACCGAGCCCGACCAGCGGGGCCGCGATCGCGCCGATGGCGAACTGCAGCACACCGGTCAGCGCCGAGGCGCTCCCCGCCACCTGCTGGGGCTGGCCGGCCAGGGCGAGCGCGCCGGTGCCCGGCAGGACGAAACCGGCCCCGCACATCATCACGAACAACGCGGCGATCAGCACGGCGAGGGGCAGGCCGAGGAGCGCGGTGGACAGCAGCAGGCCCGCTCCGACCACGGAGATGGACAGGCCGATGAGGATCAGCCGTGCGGGAGCCACCCTGCGCCCGGCGAGACGGCCGCCGATCTGCGCGGTGAGGGTCAGGCCCAGCGCGTTCAGTGCGAACACCAGGGAGAAGGTCTGCGGAGAGGCTCCGTACACCTGCTGGAGCACGAACGGCGAGCCGGAGATGTAGGCGAACATGCCGCCGAAGCCGAGGCCGCCGGCGAGCGCGCTGGCCATGAAGGACCGGTTGCGCAGCAGGTGCCAGAAGGTGACGAGGGTGTGTCGCAGTCCCCCGCTCTCGCGCCGGTCGGGGGGAAGGGTCTCGCCCACCCCGAACAGGGCCGCGGCCAGCAGGAGGAGCCCGGCGACGCTCAGTGAGACGAACACGCCGCGCCAGGAGGTGTGGTTGAGAAGCTGCGCGCCCGCGATCGGGGCCAGGATCGGCGCGAGACCGCTGACGAGCATGAGGGTGGCGAAGATACGGGCGATGGCCGCTCCCTCGTACAGGTCGCGGACGACCGCGCGGACGATCACCAGCGCGGCGCCGCCCGCGATCCCCTGGAGCAGGCGGAAGCCGATCAGCCCGTAGACCGAGGGCGAGAAGGCGCACAGCAGCGAGGCCGCGGCGTAGGCGGCGATGCCGATCAGCAACGGCGTCCGCCGGCCGCGCACGTCGCTGAGCGGACCGGCGATCACCTGCCCGATGGAGACGCCGATGAGACAGGCGGTCAGGGTGAGCTGCACCTGGGCCTGGGCCGCACCCATCTCTCCGGCGATGGCGGGCAGCGCGGGCAGGTACATGTCGATCGAGAGCGGGCCGATCGCGGACAGCGCGCCCAAGATGAGCAGCAACAGCCCTCTGCGCCGCGTGACCGGCGCGGCTTCCGGTCCGGCGACTGCCGCGGTCATATCAAGATCCCCTTTACCCTCACAGGCCACAACGGGCCCGTCGGGGCCAGGGATCTCAACCCATGATCAGGTCAACCGAATTCCCGAATCCTGAAATTTTCACAAAAAAATGTTTAAGTCAGGTTTCGGCGGTTTCTCCGGGCACACCACGGCGGAGCCGCCGGTCCCGTGAACCGGTGAAAGTCCCGAGCCTGCCGGATGGCGACTCGCTAACACTCATTAGGGCGACGGCGGTGCCCGGCGGAAGGGCGGCGCCGGCCTCCGGCGGATCGCCTGGGCCCGGGGCGGGACGCCGGATCGGCCTCCGCTCCGTTCCGACACGCCGGACCTCCTCATGTCGTGATCCGCGACGCGCTCGGCGCGGTCTGGACGGCATGGGCCGCCCGGTGGCGGCCGAGGCGCCCTCGGCGGGACCCGCCCGGATCCTCCCCCGGGCACGGAGGGCTCCAAGCGGCAGGTCCACCAACGTGACCGGCCGGTACAGTCCCTAAACTCGTGGCCATGGAATCCCCAGCCGTCGAGATCGTCGACCTGGTCAAGAGATACGGCCGGACGACGGCGATCGACGGCCTCACGCTCAGTGCCGCCCGTGGCGCGGTCACCGCGCTCCTCGGGCCCAACGGCGCGGGCAAGACCTCGACCATCGAGATCTGCGAGGGATTCCGCCGGGCCGACGGCGGCACCGTGAACGTGCTCGGGCTCGCCCCCTCCCGCCCGGAGCTGCGGGCGAGGGTCGGGGTGATGCTCCAGGCGGGGGGCGTGCCCCCGGCGATGCGCTGCGGGGAGTGGCTGCGGCTGATGGCCCGCTTCCACGTCAACGCGCTGGACCCGGCGGCGCTGATGGAGCGGCTCGGGCTGAGCGAGCACGCCCGCACGCCCTACCGCAGGCTCTCCGGCGGCCAGCAGCAGCGCGTGTCACTGGCCGCGGCCGTCATCGGCCGTCCCGAGCTGGTCTTCCTCGACGAGCCGACCGCGGGCCTGGACCCCCAGGCCCGGCACGCGTGCTGGGAGCTGGTGGACGACCTGCGCTCCTGCGGGGTCTCGGTGGTGCTCACCACCCATCACATGGACGAGGCGGAGAAGCTCTCCGACCGGGTCGTGATCATCGACCACGGCACGGTGGTGGCCGAGGGCACACCGTCCTCACTCACCGGAGCCGAACGGCAGCTGCGCTTCCGCGCCCGGCCCGGACTCACCCTGGACGAGCTGCTCACCGCCCTGCCCACCGGCAGCGCGGCCAAGGAATCACCTTCGGGGCACTACATCATCGAAGGACAGGTGGGTCCCGAACTGCTGGCCACCGTGACCGCCTGGTGTGCCGCCGAGGGCGTCACCGCCGACGACCTCAGCATCGAGCGCCGCACCCTGGAAGACGTCTTCCTGGAACTGACCGGCCGGGAGCTCCGATGACCCTTCACCGAGTACGGCTCGCGCCCGACCGCAGGAGAGCACTTTGACGACCCTGGACCTCACCCCCGCCCCGGGGGCCGCGCCACTGCACCGGATGGTGCTGGCGCAGACGGGTGCGGAGATCCGGGCGATGCTCCGCAACGGCGAGCAGCTCCTGCTCACGATGATCATTCCGGTCCTGCTGCTCGTCGGGTTCTCGGCCGCGCCGCTGGTGGACGTCGGCGGCGGCTCCCGGGTGGACTTCATCACCCCCGGCGTGCTCGCGCTGGCCGTGATGTCCACGGCCTTCACCGGACAGGCCATCGCGACCGGTTTCGAACGTCGCTACGGCGTGCTGAAGCGGCTGGGCGCGACTCCGCTGTCGCGGACCGGGCTGATGCTGGCCAAGACGCTCGCGGTGATCGCCGTGGAGATCATCCAGGTGGTCGTCATCAGCGGGGTGGCGACCGCCCTGGGCTGGCGGCCGGCGGGCTCCCCCCTGGCCGCGCTCCCCCTGATCCTGCTGGGCACCGCCGCGTTCAGCGGCCTCGGCCTGCTGATGGCTGGGACCCTGCGCGCCGAAGCCACCCTGGCGGGGGCCAACCTGGTCTTTCTCGTCCTGCTCGGCTGCGGCGGTGTGATCTTCCCGCTGTCGAAGTTCCCCGGCTCGGTGCAGCCGGTGCTCGAACTGCTGCCGATCTCCGCCCTGGCCGGCGGGCTCCGTTCGGTCCTGACCGGGGGCGGCGGCCTGCCGGTGGCCCAGGCCGCGACCCTGGCGGTCTGGGCCGCGGTCTCCCTCTTCCTCACCTCTCGGACGTTCCGCTGGGAGTGACCGGAATTCTTTGGCATTCTCTGAGGAGTCGTTACCCGCGCCTTCCGCCAGAAATGATCAAGAACCCTTAGCATCCTCGGGTGATCATCACCGGAGTGCGCTCCTCGCGCGCCCCAGCGACACGACAAACGCGGCAAATCTGGCTAAACCTTGCCATGGGGCTTACCGCCACGATTGTCACCGTCGCCGGCTCATCAACGGTGTCTCAGTCTTCGGACGAGATGGCCACCCTCAGCGCGGCCCGCCGGAGCGCGACCGGGCTGTGGGAGCTGGCGCAGCACGTCGACGGGCACTTCCTGCCCTACTACGCCTTCATGCACCTGTGGCTGGAGTTCGGACAGGCCCAGTGGTGGCTCCGGCTGCCTTCGGCGATCGCCACGGGGGTGGCGGTCGCGCTCATCACCGACCTGGGACGGCGTCTGCGCTCCCTGCCCGCCGGGGTGACGGCCGCCGCCGTCTACGTTCTCCTGCCGTCGGTCTCCTATCAGGGGCAGAACGTCCGCTCCTACGCCTTCGCGGCCGCCGCCGCGGTGCTGGCCACCTGGGCGCTGCACCGTGCGACCGAGGAACCTGAGCGGCGCGGCGGCTGGTGGAGGTA
It encodes:
- a CDS encoding ABC transporter ATP-binding protein; this encodes MESPAVEIVDLVKRYGRTTAIDGLTLSAARGAVTALLGPNGAGKTSTIEICEGFRRADGGTVNVLGLAPSRPELRARVGVMLQAGGVPPAMRCGEWLRLMARFHVNALDPAALMERLGLSEHARTPYRRLSGGQQQRVSLAAAVIGRPELVFLDEPTAGLDPQARHACWELVDDLRSCGVSVVLTTHHMDEAEKLSDRVVIIDHGTVVAEGTPSSLTGAERQLRFRARPGLTLDELLTALPTGSAAKESPSGHYIIEGQVGPELLATVTAWCAAEGVTADDLSIERRTLEDVFLELTGRELR
- the sufB gene encoding Fe-S cluster assembly protein SufB, whose product is MTVTDRPELEGLGNYKFGWADSDAAGSAARRGLSEEVVRNISALKNEPEWMLDLRLKGLRLFGKKPMPNWGSDLSGIDFDNIKYFVRSTEKQAASWEDLPDDIKSTYDKLGIPEAEKQRLVAGVAAQYESEVVYHKIREDLEEKGVIFVDTDTALKEHEEIFKEYFGTVIPVGDNKFAALNTATWSGGSFIYVPPNVNVEIPLQAYFRINTENMGQFERTLIIVDENSYVHYVEGCTAPIYSSDSLHSAVVEIIVKKGARCRYTTIQNWSNNVYNLVTKRAVAYEGATMEWVDGNIGSKVTMKYPAVYLMGEHAKGETLSVAFAGEGQHQDAGAKMVHLAPNTSSTVISKSVARGGGRTSYRGLVQIEEGAYGSASTVKCDALLVDQISRSDTYPYVDVREDDVSMGHEATVSKVSDDQLFYLMSRGLNEDEAMAMIVRGFVEPIARELPMEYALELNRLIELQMEGAVG
- a CDS encoding multidrug effflux MFS transporter, which encodes MTAAVAGPEAAPVTRRRGLLLLILGALSAIGPLSIDMYLPALPAIAGEMGAAQAQVQLTLTACLIGVSIGQVIAGPLSDVRGRRTPLLIGIAAYAAASLLCAFSPSVYGLIGFRLLQGIAGGAALVIVRAVVRDLYEGAAIARIFATLMLVSGLAPILAPIAGAQLLNHTSWRGVFVSLSVAGLLLLAAALFGVGETLPPDRRESGGLRHTLVTFWHLLRNRSFMASALAGGLGFGGMFAYISGSPFVLQQVYGASPQTFSLVFALNALGLTLTAQIGGRLAGRRVAPARLILIGLSISVVGAGLLLSTALLGLPLAVLIAALFVMMCGAGFVLPGTGALALAGQPQQVAGSASALTGVLQFAIGAIAAPLVGLGGEGSALPMAAVLAGLTLASFAAFVGLRRTPDGVSPN
- a CDS encoding ABC transporter permease, coding for MTTLDLTPAPGAAPLHRMVLAQTGAEIRAMLRNGEQLLLTMIIPVLLLVGFSAAPLVDVGGGSRVDFITPGVLALAVMSTAFTGQAIATGFERRYGVLKRLGATPLSRTGLMLAKTLAVIAVEIIQVVVISGVATALGWRPAGSPLAALPLILLGTAAFSGLGLLMAGTLRAEATLAGANLVFLVLLGCGGVIFPLSKFPGSVQPVLELLPISALAGGLRSVLTGGGGLPVAQAATLAVWAAVSLFLTSRTFRWE
- a CDS encoding helix-turn-helix transcriptional regulator; protein product: MTGTEETAVVRLSGVSAEHSTRARVARLIMEHGPVTAAALGERLGLTPAAVRRHLDALLAEGMIEPRTARPRGQRGRGRPAKLFAITDAGRSAFEHAYDGLAGNALRFLAERVGEAAVAEFARSQVSGLVDRLQPEMSKVPADQRVRVLAEALSADGYAASASKANLGGEQLCQHHCPVAHVAAEFPQLCEAETEAFAQILGTPVQRLATIAHGDGVCTTHVSPRRAVEPDAREREASERVPEQARPSIRQQTIDDASSKETGR